The genomic region CCCCACACGAACCGGGGACGGATGATGACGGTGCTGAGCCGGTCGTCCGAGGCCTCCGCGACGAGCTGCTCGGCCTGCGCCTTGGTGGCGGAGTAGGCCGCGGGCGAGTCCGGGCGCAGCGGAGCGGTCTCGTCCGCGTCGACCAGGGGGTCGCCGGCCAGCAACGCGGCCTCCGATCCACAGTGGACGAACCGACCGGCGTGCACGCGGCGCGCGCCTTCGAGAGCGGCCGCGGTGCCGTCCACCGTCACGAGCCGGTGCTGCTGCGGGCTCGCCGTGAGGTCGGTCTCCGCGGCGAGGTGGAAGACCACGTCGTAGGTGTCGCCGGGACGAGCCCACGTGCCGGGGTCGAGCAGGTCTCCCCGGACGGCGGTGGCGCCCGCGCTCTCGACGACGCGCGCAGCGGCGTCGCTGCGCGCCAGGGCGGACACCGCGTGGCCGTCCGCGACCAGGCGGCGGATCAGGGCGGTGCCGATGAAGCCGGAGCCGCCGGTGACGAATGCTGAAGTCATGTCCGGTCCAACGGCGTCACCACGACAACACTTCCCGTCGCACGATCGATATGATCTGGCACGGTGATAAGTTTTGTTTATGCCTACTTTGCGTGCGCTGGAGTGCCTGCTCGCCGCCGCCGACCTGGGCTCGGTGACGCGCGCCGCACAGCACCTGCACCTGTCCCAGCCGGCGATCTCGCACCAACTGGTCGCCCTCGAACGTGAAGCGGGCACCGCGCTGCTGATCCGTGACCGCCGCGGAGTCCGCCTCACGGCAGCCGGACGCGCCGCGCTGCCCGAGGCCCGCCGAGCCGTGGCCGCCGCCGACGACGCCATCCGCCTGGCGCGCGCGACGGGCCGGGCCGTCGGAGGCACCGTCCGCGTGGTGTGCGCGCAAAGCCTCACGGTGGCATTGCTGGCGCCGGTGCTGAGCCGGTGGAACGCCGACCGTCCCGACGTGACGATCGCGTTCCGCGAGAGCACGGACCAGGAGTCGGCGCTCGCCGCACTGGACTCGGCAGAGGCCGACCTCCTGCTGGTTCCCGACCTCGGCGACACCGACCTCGACAAGACCGTCATCGCCGAGGAAGAAGTCGTGGTGGCGCTCCCGGCCCGGCATCCGCTGGCGTCTCGGCGCGCCATCCGGCAGGACGACCTGCACGGCCAGTCGTTCGTGCACTTCACGCCGGAGAACAGGCTCGGCACGTGGATCGAGAGCCACCTCGACGTCGACCTGGGGCAGTCGGTGGTGGCCCGCACCTCCGTGACGACGCACGCGCCTGCGCTGGCGGCGGCGGGCCTGGGGATCG from Lentzea guizhouensis harbors:
- a CDS encoding LysR family transcriptional regulator; this translates as MPTLRALECLLAAADLGSVTRAAQHLHLSQPAISHQLVALEREAGTALLIRDRRGVRLTAAGRAALPEARRAVAAADDAIRLARATGRAVGGTVRVVCAQSLTVALLAPVLSRWNADRPDVTIAFRESTDQESALAALDSAEADLLLVPDLGDTDLDKTVIAEEEVVVALPARHPLASRRAIRQDDLHGQSFVHFTPENRLGTWIESHLDVDLGQSVVARTSVTTHAPALAAAGLGIAVVPVSAVMAGFAGAVRPFDPRWRRRLVALTSSPRDPLTAQLISDLRDGGLHVPGDIADQLAPVSPEPR
- a CDS encoding NAD-dependent epimerase/dehydratase family protein, with the translated sequence MTSAFVTGGSGFIGTALIRRLVADGHAVSALARSDAAARVVESAGATAVRGDLLDPGTWARPGDTYDVVFHLAAETDLTASPQQHRLVTVDGTAAALEGARRVHAGRFVHCGSEAALLAGDPLVDADETAPLRPDSPAAYSATKAQAEQLVAEASDDRLSTVIIRPRFVWGPHSSLIGAIVQAAQEGGFAWIEGSRVLTDVTYVDNAVEGLVLGWLRGRPGEAYFVTDREPVELRSFLETQFRLHGVKPSVPDLDLPTALERVPVPLLWFFSQQCTLDTRKAVAELGYRPVITRARALTATGESR